agtgggcggcgactaacaatggtatttaacaaggagaaatgcagagttctacatctaggcaagaaaaatgaaaaagcacatacagaatgggaggaattggactaagcagtagcacatgtgaaaaagacttgggtatactgatagatcattgactgaacatgagtcacaaatgtgatgcagcagccaaaaaggcaaacgtaATTTtgcgatgtattaagagaagcatagagtctagatctattcccctctactcttccttggtcagacctcatctggaatactgcgtctagttctgggcaccctaatttaaaaaagacattggcaAACtagagttcagagaagagttaccaagatggtgagcggtctgcaaatcatgtcctatgaagaatggttaaaggttctggtaatgtttagcttgcaaaaaagaaggctgagagtagacttagtagctgtctacaaatctgaggggctgtcacactgcagaaggataagccctattcttatttgcacaaggaaagactagaagcaatgcaatgaaagtgaaagggaggagacacaaattcgatatagaaaaagctttctgacagtgagggtgatcaatgagtggaacaggttaccacaggaggtggtgagttcaactcaatggaagtgttcaaacaaaggctggacaaatatctgtctcggatgatttagtgatcctgcactgagcagggggttggaccttatgactctggaggtcccttccaacactaccagtctaggattccaTGATAGTTGTTTGTGCTCCTTTATCACCTGTTCGTGTACAATGTTGCGTACttaatcctgtgcagtaaatgtcagcCCAATACCGCGCTCGCCAATGTGTGATTCACAcacggatgtgaggtgtttttctgtcaaaaaaacaatgggcaatgtgttcTGAGGAACGCGAAGATATAGAAGCTTCTGCAattccctccacccccccccccccccacctccaccacATCGCTCTTGTATATGACTCCCTTCAAAACTATGGGGTTCATATcgatgtgagatttgtgcgtctcgcaagaCACAAATCTCACGtcattttctcggccatgtgaaaccgtCTGAAGTGCAAATTGATCACACCATATCTGTGCCCTTTTTTATGTACATATGTAGGCCTGAGGAATTTGAAAATTTGCTGTAACATCATAATGTTAaccattaaagggtatcatattaacaagattacttggtttctcttactgagagcaatcacatttgctctactggctaacacagtacaaaaccttttttctttttacattgcaGTCCGTATCACAGACCAAAACCGGATATACAATGGTCCTAATGCCCGTGGGGCTCGGATAGCACACGGATGTCCATCTCTACATTGTCCGATGCGCATTGTGCCTGAGAATTCAGGGCACAACTTGCATACACCCTTGTAAATGGGCTCTAATGATGGGCCGCTACTTAGGGGCCATTGTTTTGTGCTTGccccaggctaaaatttgccagccagacCCTGAAACTTGGTAACAGGGCAACCTCATTTCATGTGCTTTTTATATGGCAGAGGAGTCTTTGAAACAATGTGCATTTACAGACACTAGCACAGTGATAGAAACAGAGTGAAGATATGCCAGTTAGATGCAACATTTCTGGCTGCTCATCACCTACTACTCATGTGCAGCTGCTTAAAGAGTACTGGTCATGTCCTCATGCCTGTGGCGCTGGCTGGATAGCTTTGCAGCTACAGACCAACTGACTTCAACAAAATCTCTCCTTTGGTTATACTCATCCCTATTTTAGTGTAGCGGCTTTTCTTAGATTCGACTCCCAATGCTATGAATGTGTCAAATGGGCTGTCCCAGCCCGTATGATGGAGTAGGAGCAAGTAGGAACACAAGAAAGACATCGTTGGAGGTAGCGGGGCCACTGACATGAGTGGTCCTCTTTAAGGATAGTTTTATATGCTGATATGTACACTTTAAAGAAGAATCCCTGTAAGAAACGTTAATCTGGCATGTCATTGATAACTTAGAAGAAATCATCTGAATGCAGGTACTGTGGCACCCTAGCAAGTCCCTTTTATTGTTTACATTGGCACAGTGGCATACATATGgttgtggctgtgcctggtactgcacctGCATGCTATTTAGTCTAGCTAATCTGCAGTAAATTGCAGTATCACAGCAAAGCAACAACTATTCAGGAGATCACTGGGAGTTTCAGAAGAAGGACCCTCAAGCAATCAACTGTTGTAAATGATCCTATAGGGCGGGCTATCAGTCCGGAAAACTACTTTATCAATAAATTACTCGGTTGATCAGGCTTTGACTATGTGGTGTTTtaaatagtaattatattctcaTTTCTCTTCAATGTTGTTGTGTCTGGATATTATCCTGGGCTTAGTCAAACATGCAAATACTTTTCCATAGGTGCAGCTAAAAATAATAATGCtaaaaaacacattattttatTAGTGGCATGGTGCAGTCTGCAGTGTGAGCCACGGCCATTCTCAAAAAGAGGACTGCTTTCTTTATGAAAAGATCATGTATCTTATATAAAGTCTTGATATTTGTTGCCCTCTCCTGGCCTTATCTTGTAATAACATCCtatgtttattaaccccttagtgacggagcttttgtttttttctatttttgttttttcctcctttttaaaaaagtgtaactcctttatttatccatcgacgtcgctgtatgagggctttactttttgcaggacgagttgtatttttcaatggtactatttaatgtaccatacaatgtactgaaaaacttttacaaaattctaagtggagagaaatgggaaaaaatgacattccgccatcttttggtgcatcttgtttctccggcacacaaactgcagcaaaaatgacctgataactttattctatggctcagtatgattactacgatacaacacttatatatatatatattttctttgctgtacttttttttcttttaaagatatttaatttttttttaattattttctgtctctatctTCTGAGCacaaaaacgtttttatttttctgtcgccgtaattgtgtgagggctcattttgtgcgctaTATCCTGTagtttttgaatacatatgaatttttgattgcttttcattacattttttcttggagacagggtgaccaaaaaagtgccttTCTGGCAttatttgttctgttttttttggacaactttcactgtgcacggaaaataatgcattactttgatagatcggatttttactgacgcagcgataccaaatatgtatttttgttttattattttgattcttttattgcaaatatggtaaaaggtttttttactttaataacttttttttaataataaataaaagtttattcttaattttccattttttttgtcctcctagggggaccacaactagcaatgctttgattgctcttgCACTATGCTGTAAtgccacagtattacattatactgcaatttgacaggcagtatATCAGGCcacccccacagggatggcttgagagGCAGTCTGCCAagtcagccctggggcctttcagaaggcccccggctgccctgacacctgcacggctccctgcgattttAAACAAcatttaatgggttaacagcCCTGATCAGCTGCGCAGCTTGTCGGGGCTGTTGCCTGCAGCTGACATCTGCGATGTATGAAGGGAAATAGCAGTGCAATCtctctccatacatgtcctgcagcagaaggatgtaaaaacaccatagggtggtcactaaggggttaaaggggggtTGGACTTCTTGCATCCCAATAATCCCAAGAACATCCTAGTCTTATTCCTATTAGCAGGCCACATATTAAAGCACTTATTCCGGGTAAGATTGTGTACAGCCTCTATGCATGGAAAGGGAAGTAAAACCACCTCGAAATCAGTAACATTCTAAGGGTCAAAATCCCCACCCATCAATATTTTGTGACATAACCCGCCCATAGGTAATCATTATTATTGTGGGAAGACACTTTTGGGGAGATTATACTATCTTCTATAAATAAAGACTAATAAATAATGAAAACTTATGTGGCATTCCGATTCTTGGCAATGTTCAagatcagtgaatggaaacattattGTTTATAGTCAGAGGCTGAAAATACTATAGACTTAAAGCGGTATCTCCACCTCGGGGTCTTACCTCATCTCACCCTAATTGCATTGCTGCCTGCCGCATTTAAGATCCCCGAGGTGTCCGAATTTTACGAAAACAGCCGAACACCTTTTGCTATGTTTCTGtaacatagaaatgaatgggaacttgtgTGCTGCTATGGGCACAGCAAAGGGTGCTCAGTGTGCAGTGGCAGAGGGATTAGAGGGTCAGAATGGGGTAAAGGGACAGATGGGagtacccctttaatatttgatGGCTTACATTTGTATCTTATCtacacaatcctctgtgagctagaATCATGGCTATATGTGATTACTTACTGTAGCAATATATTGGTCACTAGCCGCAATGCACAAAAAGTGTATACTGTGCAGTTTATTCCAATGGCCCATTTGTATGGAACAGCTGCTAAAAATTGTGCAAGAAATCTGCTATTTGTGAATTTATCATAAGGCATTTTTATCTAACAACTTTTGCTTGACGTTTATTGAAGTCAGCAACCATAGAAATTGCCCAATTAACAACACCTCCGATTACAGTAAATGCTTCTTTAACTTCAAGCTGCAGACAAACTGTTCAAAGACAAACATCTACTTCAGCAGTGGTCTAAGTCAGGACATAAGTGTATTATAGTTCTATGCAACCTGCAAGTTATACATAGCCATGATACAGCGGCTGAAGAGTTCTGTAGGTTCTTGGTGTACCTCTGTGTGCATTGCTTCCAGGGGAGAATAATTTCGTAATATGGTGCCATGGTCCATAGGCGCTGGGACTCCCCGTGCCTCCACTGAGAGGCTTCCCTGGTAGTATCACTAGTGGAAAAGCATCTGGGTGCACTTGTAGATTATAGACTAAATAACAGCTTGCAATACTAATCTGCTGCTAGGATACCATCATGTATTAAAGCagccctccaggcctggagaaacaaagatggaagaactgtttctctgactacctgatgcacactgtgtattaataTGCATTGGTAGtacaagacactacatgctgctcagaCTGTCCAACACTGCCCATGTGGAcatcactggttaatcaaagtcggtgtagtgtcttagactaatgatgcatactaatgtataATCAGGCTGTTCAAgaggctggtgtggccatctttcttGCTCCTGGCCCAGACAGTCATTTTAACCCTTCACTGATGGAAATTGAGGGCTATATTTGTTCAAGTGGTCCGAAGAGTGTTTTTGACTTcccccaaaaaagtaataaactaTTTTAGTCTTATGTCAAAGTAGCTAAATGAAGTCTTGGTttttgtaaggccccctgtccatgggcgttgcggtattcGGGCCCTATCTCCGCCGctagggagcaggagccggcagatggatctccgctgtcagcctatctgataggctgaccacggagcatcacgcccgtggacagggggcctaagataaGTTGCAGTTTTATGTACTTTGaatttttctatatattttaaattttataatgtattttatatttgtactgatatacagcactgtgcaaaagttttcacCATGTGTGGAaataatgctgcaaagtaagaacgctttcaaaaataagtgttaatagtttatttttctcatttaacaaaatgcaaaatgactgaacaaaagaaaaatctaaattaaTATTTGAAGCGACCACCTTTTGCCTTGAAAAAGTGAGAGCAAGTATGCCTAGATGAATTGATGCTGTTCTGAAGGAATTTGGCAAGAAAACTAATCAGATCTTCTGCAGATGTAGGTTGCtctaatccttctgtctcttcatgtaatctcaCAGTCAATGTTCTTTACCCTGAAGatggttcttaatgacattggctttaggtttggggttgttgtcctgctgcagaataaatttggagccaatcagacgcttcCCTGATAGTATTGTATGATAGAAAagcatctgcctgtatttctcaacattgaggacaccattaatcctgaccaaatctccAATTTTATTTGCTTAAATACAGCTACAAACTGGTAAggagcctccaccatgcttcactgttgcctgcagactctcattatCGTGCCGCTCTCCAGCCCATTGGCGAACAAATTGTCttttgttacagccaaatatttcaattTTTGACTCGTcggtccagagcacctgctgccactTTTCTGcacccagttcctatgtttctTTGCATAGTTGAGTTGCTTGGTCTTGTTTCCAGGTATTTCTTTTTgaccacaattcttccatgaagaccacttctgaccagacttctccAAATAgtaggtgtacctgggtcccactgctttctgccagttctgagctgatggcactgctgcatAATTTCAAACGTAAGTAAGCATgaagtgtctttcatctgctgcactgttttcttggcagaccacTGCATTTATGGTCCTCGATGTTGCCCATTtcattgtgcttcttcaaaagagtttGAACAGCACATCTGGAAATCCCAGTCTGCTTTAAAATCTTTGCCcgtgagagaccttgctgatgcagtacaaGTACCTTAtgttcagtcttgccatggtgtatgacctgtgatatgaaactgtcttccataacctcaTCTTTGTAGCAAAATCTGGCTGTTCCTCACTCAGTTTTAAGCATCCTAAACTATGACTTTCTTTCAACCTACATAGGAAAATGATGATTATTATCACCTATTTAATAGAatttggttaatcatacacctgactataactctacaaaatccctgatgctgtgcaagtgtacctagaaaaggggatgctattttgaaggcaaagggtgattACGCCAAATATTTGATTTGGAttcttttgtttattttgtcaattaacaaaatgctaagTGGATAAACtatgaacacttctatttttgaaagcttttttactttgcagcctttttttccacacttgcctaaatCATTAGAACAGTACTGTATCTTTAGAAGAAAAAGTCATAAAGCCTGTGACTCACTGTCAGTGTTGCTGCAGTCCATGTGTAGGGTCCTTCATTTGAGCTCAAGTAAAGACAGATTGACAAGAGGACATGATAAATACAATTTCTCAGAGACTGCAGAAATACCCCCATTTCTGGCAGCAGCAAGGGGGTTTAAAAAGCTCCATTCCACAATAGCAGGGATTTGGCTTATGACAGGGAGAAAGGTATAAAAGAAGTAAAGATTCAAGAGACAGGGACATCTCCTTACCGAGGGACTGGCATTCATATTTTTTAAATGATGGTCCTCCTGGTTTCTACAGTTTTTGTTTTCCACAGAGTACACTGAGCACTGGGATGGCTGCTTAGTCAGTTGGTCATTTGCTTTGCAAGCCATTAGTGCCACCTAATCTAGAATATGCAGTTCATTTCTGGACACCTATTCTTAAAATGATGCCCTACGACACTGCCAGATTTAAAATCTAAGTTTGTTTTGATTTATTTAGCTACAGTATTCATTAGTGTTACAGCACAGCTTCAATAACTTTCCAATCGATTTTACTTCattttcaaatattagtaagcaGATTAGACAAAATATAGGAGGACATGAACGCCTGTACATGGGTCGTAAAAAAGGGGGACTCATTATTAATATTCAAGGGTGTACCTCAGGGGAGGGGCAGGCGGGGATTGTGCCCCGGGCATTGGGTTAGTCTCCCCTGCACTCTgctccctcctccttctgctgcctGTAACTTCATACTTGTGAGTGATCTCCTTGGGATGGACagaaagaggaggagcaggaaggagTACAAATGAAGTGAACTATAGAGAAGGTATATTACCTGTGTATGTATATTTGTATCCATCTGTGCATGTGTGTGACTATCTGGGTGCACATACAGCATATGTGTGTAATGtctatgtataaatgtatgtgtaCATATGTGTGAACACATATACTGTACTAGTGACTATAGTGGTGCTAGTAATTGTATTCTGCATACTggtattatatagatagatactgtatatatagtaaaGTTCTACACTATGGGTCCTGTTGACCTCCCCGTTTGATGTGTATGCCAGTAAAAGTTCCCATCACTACACTACCCTGTGTAATAAGGTCAGGGGGTTCCATCACAGCTGCTGAAAACAGCACTGTGACGGAACCCCTAAACAGGAAAATACGGAACTATTCACTGTCAGCAAAGTCAACTGAATTATTCTACACTTCAAATATAATGGAAACAAATGGAGCCCTCGTGAAACAGACACCAAAGAGATGTGTGtttcactaatgacagtgaatggttcCATTCGTTTCCACTTAGGGTTCTGTCGTAATGCTGTTTTCAGCAGTTATGACACAACCCCAGGCGGATTCCCACAGTGTGTTAAAAAATGTTGTGGGATCGCTGCCCAACTCCAAACAAAGGCTGCGACATACCGTATCTTACTGTATCCGCATACAGTGGGATACTTTGTCCATAGGGCCCCATTGTAAAGACATGCAGTTTACTTTTAGTATGGAATAGCTTAGTTTGATATGCTACGTTTTGCACgctaggcatgttcatttgcaggcggcaaacaaagatgcaacgCTTGAAATACCTAATTAGTCTAAGTTCTagaggtgttctttttcctgtgcaattacagtGTTTCATGCATTGCCTAGAGTAATTTACGAGCATttacacatccccattgacttctatgggtaggaaaatggggcatgctgcatttttttgtgcaacctAAATTCACaggaaaatatgcgcatgtgaatgtattcattgaaatcaatggcttctactcTATGCATATTGggcacacaaattttgcatgcacaaatacgcctatgtgaaaggggccttatgAAGAAAGAAGTCACTCTTGGTTATTGTACCCACTACATGTACTTGTGTCTCTTGCTTCACATTCACTTCTTTAACCATATTCATTATTTTAAAACAGTAAAAGTCCAATAATTTTATATCCATAATACGGTACAAGGTGGTTACATTTAAAAATCAATTAGCCATCTCCTCCCAGAAGTCCTCAGCTGATCCAATTACATTTTTGCTTATTTCCAATCTTCAGCAGCCATCCAACTTCACTTCCTAGATCTTTGGAGAACTCCATAAATTCCTAGGTAAGATTAGAGTTTGGGACAATTTTATCCTAAATACTGGACTGTTGGAGAGGTTTGGGGGTATTGAGTTAAAGGCGTTACGGTGTATTTCATCAAGTTTCTGTAATGATTTGCTTTCTTATGTCCTATCCTAGTTGTACAATGGGATGTTGTCATAGGTGTAGGTTTCAGCGTTCTGTTGCAGCTCTTTGGCCGTGCATCTCGCTTCCCTAGCGATCTTCTGGAAACGACGCAAAGAGAGAATAATAAAGATTAGCAGAATGCCTTGGACTACAATAAAGATGAAGAGGCAGAGCTGGGAGATGAGAGCAAGGTTGCAGTACCAGTATTGACAGGTGGTCAGAAGTTCATCCTCTGTTAGGTACATGATGACTCTCCCAGCCAGCGGCTCGGGAGTTGCACAAGTCACATCTCGGTACAGTCCTTTCTTCTGCTGCCCTTGCAGCCAACTGTGCAGATAGAGGATCTCACAGTCACAGTGCCAAGGGTTATGCTTAAGGTAAATCTCCCGTAGATTTGGAAGGTGGTCCAGAATACCATTAGGAATAGACAATAGGTTGTTATGTTCCAAACGAATCACCTGGGTAGAAGTCGGAAAAGAGGTCGGTAGGGAGTTGCTGGTAAGAGCTTTGTAGCTGCAATCCACAATTCCAGAGCTACAGCTACAAGGAGAAGGACAGCCAGAGACTACTGGAAGCCAAGAGACTAGGAGGAACAACAGCCAGAACCAGTGCATCATCCTCCTCATCTTGCCTGAAATCATAAAATGTTTAGGTTAATGACTGCTAAAATGATTCccatatgtgtaaaaaaaaatgtataaagtaaaataaatagtTATCTGTAGCATTGTAATACAATATAGAATTGAAGCAGTTATTATTTGGCTGTGATTTGTGAGCAGGATACTAAAGAATTAAAATGAGCTGTCAATCAAAATGTAGGAATCTATGCTACAACTCACAATTTATTCTTTACAATTTATAACCCtcgctatcttgctgctactagcagctggggatatctctcccaatcctggcccaccctccactgctcctagctatcaccccctacctgactcactaataaaatccccaagcccaactgctaacCCATGcgaaccctcccctgactcctttaaatgtgcgctctggaactgccagtcagcatgtaataaactccccaccatccacgacttttttactgctaaatctttaaatctgctcgctctatcagaaacgtggatacagcagccTGACAACggtctcccctgctgcactgtcttacaatggcctgcagttgtcccataccccaagaccagatgacaggcatggtggaggagtaggtgctcttctctcctcttaatgtacctaccaggtcatcccccctgtaccctcacttacttttccatcatttgaggtacatacgctacaGTTTTTCCGcccactgtccatgcgagtagcagttatctaccgccccccaggtgctcctcgcctgtttttggaccactttgctgcctgcgaaattccaaccctcatcttaggtgattttagcATCCCCACTAAGGACCCCaattccccatctgcctctcagcatctttcgctcacctcctccctttgtctctctcaactcacagcctctcccactcacagggatggaaacactcttgatctggtcttcctccgtctctgctttgcttccaacttcactaactcccctctcccgctctcagatcataacctcctctctttctctgtcatgctccctaacatctctccagacccacctaccttacctacaggaaccttaaggccattcacacccaggactttgctgaatccctacagtcctctctgtcccctatctctctcctctcctgccccaacctggctgccgctcactacaacaccactctcaaacatgccctggatgaagcagcaccccccatgacccaagccatccaatgcagaccgcggcaaccctggctcacgcctcaaatgcGCTTCATCCGTCGGTGCTCGAGaagtgctgaacagctgtggaggaagttgcaaacgtccgcagacttcctccactacaaattcatgcttataacctacaacctcgccctccaccacgccaaataagtctacttcacctctctagtctcctcactatcgcacaaccctaaatggctctttgatacttttcactcccttctcagccctaaaccgcagccccaggtgacggatctcagtgctgtagagttggctgcttacttcaaaaagaaaattgctgacatccgtcaggaaataacttcccaaccccagactagccctgaccctagtgttgtcagcactgcatctagctcctgctcactgcctgtactcagaccaatgacagaggtagaagtctccaaattgctcttctctgctcgctccaccacctgcgctagcgcccctcttccctcacacctcctctgatccctctccccagtgg
This region of Eleutherodactylus coqui strain aEleCoq1 chromosome 5, aEleCoq1.hap1, whole genome shotgun sequence genomic DNA includes:
- the GP1BB gene encoding platelet glycoprotein Ib beta chain; translated protein: MRRMMHWFWLLFLLVSWLPVVSGCPSPCSCSSGIVDCSYKALTSNSLPTSFPTSTQVIRLEHNNLLSIPNGILDHLPNLREIYLKHNPWHCDCEILYLHSWLQGQQKKGLYRDVTCATPEPLAGRVIMYLTEDELLTTCQYWYCNLALISQLCLFIFIVVQGILLIFIILSLRRFQKIAREARCTAKELQQNAETYTYDNIPLYN